The Bombus vancouverensis nearcticus chromosome 12, iyBomVanc1_principal, whole genome shotgun sequence genome contains a region encoding:
- the LOC117154977 gene encoding dnaJ homolog subfamily B member 13, whose amino-acid sequence MSCDEACSCNKRGIDYYGVLSLKKDCDDLEIKAAFRRLALRYNTKRAKDECLCTIFALVAEAYDVLSDPLKRTIYDQFGEEGLKNGVPGAEGFIQPYTYHGEPMRTYREFFGTESPYADLLYVLTQSSSLLEFPEGRGIKRKEEPLIKTLYLTLLEVFLGGIKKMKIQRLVLVGDDKTKTVTKEKILTIPIKPGIPTGTRIVFPEEGDQGPTKIPADVIFITEDRPHETFRREGSDLHMTVDIFLREALTGTVVTVNTLDDRTLRIPLTSVITPDYKKHVPGQGLPLPESPKKRGSLIISFNIEYPVYLPVSNKNYIKRAFDTSADIKDTEYVHRLILANKMRRNVDFDVPIRRYTDDYEEK is encoded by the exons ATGTCATGCGATGAAGCTTGTTCGTGTAATAAACGTGGTATAGATTACTATGGCGTACTATCGTTGAAAAAAGACTGCGACGATTTGGAGATCAAAGCTGC ATTTCGACGCTTAGCGCTACGATATAACACTAAAAGAGCGAAAGATGAATGTTTATGTACTATTTTCGCCTTAGTAGCCGAAGCATACGATGTGCTTTCAGATCCCCTTAAAAGAACCATATACGATCAATTCGGCGAGGAAGGTCTTAAAAATGGCGTGCCTGGAGCCGAAGGATTTATTCAACCGTATACTTATCACGGAGAACCGATGAGAACGTATAG GGAGTTCTTCGGTACCGAAAGTCCTTATGCTGATCTACTCTACGTACTAACGCAGTCTTCGTCTCTGCTCGAATTTCCCGAGGGGCGGGGTATAAAGCGCAAGGAAGAACCTCTGATAAAAACCTTGTACCTAACCCTACTGGAG GTCTTTCTTGGAGGGATAAAGAAAATGAAGATACAAAGATTAGTATTGGTAGGGGACGATAAGACTAAGACAGTGACGAAGGAAAAAATTTTAACGATACCCATTAAACCAGGCATTCCGACGGGAACGAGGATAGTGTTCCCAGAGGAAGGTGATCAAGGACCCACAAAAATTCCtg CGGATGTAATCTTCATCACGGAGGACCGGCCTCACGAGACCTTCCGAAGAGAGGGCTCTGACTTGCACATGACGGTCGATATCTTTCTGCGAGAGGCACTGACCGGAACAGTGGTCACCGTCAACACGCTCGACGACAGAACCCTTCGAATACCACTAACGTCTGTCATCAC aCCAGATTACAAGAAACACGTACCTGGCCAAGGATTGCCGCTGCCGGAAAGTCCGAAGAAAAGAGGAAGTCTAATCATATCGTTTAATATTGAATATCCGGTATATTTGCCGgtatcaaataaaaattacattaaacGAGCGTTTGATACGTCCGCAGATATCAAAGATACGGAATACGTTCACCGTCTTATATTGGCCAATAAAATGCGTAGAAACGTAGATTTTGATGTTCCTATACGTCGATATACCGACGATTACGAGGAAAAATAA
- the LOC117155443 gene encoding folliculin-interacting protein 1: MMPLFDKLFPSRKNFRNKVQTIVASNVETEENDRNSALYIGAGQVRILLFRECEWRGRKLLFDSLSLEKRWCKNKTATINLKKNTGNSMFEQERMAEDDVSLLSEMVFGTVAMTYRGSSFKIHSMNSSSCIMCTKVFPATEHNICKQQTEKVSDEGLGRSVNLDSNPSMRTLLSRPSSGNLSGSELNTGVRKNSTCSSTGSGWNIDIPPPTGSSQSLESNGSSGIGSLSSLRRRWLRAASTSLARLDSDDTFGMQYWTENGNDNKEIHTKRHKTRLGLTMLVQLAEGHERRIETCLLEHMALLEGMLDRLRYFCIESASISAQNKGMQLPERLYRSSQFIVSLLRLLTNIDADLNSRTPLLWHDVLLNSVKVEHKISALHRSLEQMCQLLDNIDTKSSNFFLSTVVTAVLTYHLGWIYTTLPIHDRQLMEKLGTWYPCNPLWVQLGDLYGALSNPIRVAHTVVAGDPQKVDLINSVLSFLSYFIRSGVVQKRQEYCNVTEEDIQEAASLLEQARIKRPHLFTTKATTNDRESMISRRVLCTSARKKIAVQELSYDAEDDNAIMQRSYPEYNEGRLRVEGSISSLKRSITMESNLDSFMLKTFEPETDTKFILKKLPRDDDGYEKSTVNERTCTSSKVKIVVSEIAPQDVDLSKTGMQQCPEFSLRNFEKKVEDNDLDEAYTNSKIDVFQDFDDTCVDTLKLYSSRPEFETGQSTDNEMKNSHVFFTLGDEEKSVKTLSRPRLGYNCQCSYMFTRVPSTSAQLPEDVLRKIIQRNFPESSKSIHPPGAVSRSLGFCQRCNRQGYVPPQNYDSCKQVLETPTNATEVLRTCGNTVGDGSVGLSRSNSLEALMEANSVVELPMPRTKKMKKTGSHQDTGFTKTLLQNTIKPTESQGLNNSEPSYTWGLVLQGLPKKKKRRRKKVVQQEANRNDYEIDKELWYCIREECLASVRFPTIDQPIAESLCILADLDTWHVGIISNNMPSHTAPLPVGMSRLVANMLEGFAYLWRKYHSASQCIGILEAKLREMWLKSETLAEMLLATEVCDANVASLTHALDLDAADIPLLLAVATSHSPEIGQRFGLTLT; encoded by the exons ATGATGCCTTTGTTTGATAAGCTGTTTCCTTCGAGGAAGAATTTCAGGAATAAAGTACAAACCATCGTAGCATCGAACGTCGAAACAGAAGAAAATGATAG AAACTCCGCGTTATACATTGGGGCAGGTCAAGTTCGGATCTTACTATTCCGAGAGTGTGAATGGCGCGGGAGAAAACTCCTTTTTGATTCTCTTTCCTTGGAGAAAAGATGGTGTAAAAATAAAACAGCCACGATTAATCTTAAAAAGAATACCGGCAATTCGATGTTCGAG CAAGAAAGAATGGCCGAAGACGACGTAAGCTTATTGAGCGAAATGGTATTCGGTACTGTGGCGATGACGTACAGAGGATCATCATTTAag ATCCATTCAATGAATTCATCATCTTGCATCATGTGCACAAAAGTCTTCCCTGCTACAGAACACAACATATGCAAACAGCAGAC CGAGAAAGTCTCGGACGAAGGATTGGGTCGTTCCGTGAACTTGGATTCTAACCCCAGTATGCGAACACTTT TATCCCGACCAAGTTCTGGAAATCTATCAGGATCCGAATTAAACACTGGTGTCAGAAAAAATTCTACTTGCTCTAGCACCGGTAGTGGGTGGAATATAGACATACCACCACCGACAGGGA GTTCACAGTCGTTGGAGAGCAATGGATCCTCTGGTATCGGTAGCCTTTCGAGTTTACGTCGAAGGTGGTTAAGAGCTGCTTCCACTTCTTTAGCCCGATTAGATTCTGATGATACATTTGGAATGCAGTACTGGACCGAGAATGGAAATGATAATAAAGAGATTCATACTAAACGTCATAAAACGAGACTCGGATTAACGATGTTGGTCCAACTAGCCGAAGGCCATGAGAG AAGAATAGAGACCTGTCTGTTAGAGCACATGGCTCTATTGGAAGGAATGCTGGATCGTTTACGATATTTCTGTATTGAATCGGCTAGTATCAGTGCTCAAAATAAAGGAATGCAGCTTCCTGAACGGCTTTATAGATCTTCGCAATTCATTGTTTCGTTATTGCGTTTACTTACAAATATTGATGCGGATTTAAACTCTCGCACACCCTTGCTATGGCATGATGTGCTACTTAATTCAGTGAAAGTAGAGCATAAGATAAGTGCGCTGCATCGTAGTTTAGAACAAATGTGTCAATTGTTGGATAATATCGATACAAAATCGAGTAACTT ttttttAAGTACTGTCGTCACTGCTGTTCTAACATATCATCTTGGTTGGATATATACTACACTGCCAATCCATGATCGACAATTG atGGAAAAATTAGGCACCTGGTATCCTTGTAATCCACTATGGGTTCAATTAGGTGATTTATATGGTGCACTAAGTAATCCCATCAGGGTAGCGCATACAGTCGTTGCAGGCGATCCTCAAAAGGTCGATTTGATTAATTCTGTTTTATCCTTCTTGTCGTACTTCATCCGTAGTGGAGTAGTACAGAAACGACAAGAATATTGTAACGTTACTGAAGAAGACATTCAAGAAGCTGCAAGTCTTTTAGAACAAGCGAGAATAAAACGCCCACATTTATTCACTACGAAAGCAACAACTAACGATCGAGAGTCTATGATTTCCCGACGTGTGTTATGCACATCTGCTCGAAAAAAAATTGCCGTACAAGAGCTTTCGTATGATGCAGAAGATGATAACGCTATTATGCAACGCTCATATCCTGAATACAATGAGGGAAGATTAAGAGTAGAAGGATCTATTAGCTCTCTTAAACGTAGCATCACGATGGAATCAAATCTTGATTCATTTATGCTGAAAACATTTGAACCTGAAACAGACACGAAATTCATTTTGAAGAAACTTCCTCGCGATGATGACGGCTATGAAAAGAGCACCGTCAACGAAAGAACTTGTACATCAAGCAAAGTTAAAATAGTAGTGAGCGAAATTGCACCACAAGATGTCGACTTGAGCAAGACTGGTATGCAACAGTGTCCTGAATTTTCGCTACGTAATTTTGAAAAGAAGGTGGAAGATAACGACTTGGATGAAGCATATACGAATTCTAAGATAgatgtttttcaagattttgacGATACATGTGTTGATACATTGAAATTATACTCTAGCAGACCAGAATTTGAAACTGGTCAAAGTACAGATAACGAGATGAAAAATTCCCATGTTTTCTTCACTCTAGGTGATGAAGAAAAATCTGTGAAAACATTATCACGACCGCGACTTGGATACAATTGTCAGTGTTCATATATGTTCACACGAGTACCGAGCACGTCTGCACAGTTGCCGGAAGATGTATTgagaaaaattattcaaagGAACTTCCCTGAATCATCCAAGAGTATTCATCCACCAGGAGCAGTATCAAGATCTCTGGGATTTTGTCAAAGGTGTAATAGGCAAGGTTACGTACCTCCACAAAATTATGATAGTTGCAAACAAGTTCTAGAAACCCCTACTAACGCAACAGAAGTGTTACGTACTTGCGGTAATACCGTGGGTGATGGAAGTGTTGGATTATCTAGATCAAACAGTCTAGAAGCTTTGATGGAAGCTAACAGTGTCGTCGAATTGCCAATGCCGCG GacaaaaaaaatgaagaagacTGGTTCACACCAGGACACAGGCTTTACAAAGACACTCTTACAAAACACAATAAAACCCACAGAGTCACAGGGATTAAATAATTCTGAACCATCCTATACATGGGGTTTAGTTCTACAAggtttgccaaagaagaaaaagaggagaagaaagaaagttgTCCAACAAGAAGCAAATAGGAATGACTATGAAATAGATAAAGAATTGTGGTACTGCATACGTGAAGAATGTCTTGCCAGTGTACGTTTTCCGACTATTGATCAACCAATTGCCGAATCACTTTGTATTTTAGCGGATTTAGATACTTGGCATGTTGGAATCATATCCAATAATATGCCTTCACATACTGCACCGTTACCAGTTGGGATGTCAAGGCTCGTTGCCAATATGCTGGAaggctttgcttatttatggcGGAAATATCATTCAGCTTCACAA TGTATAGGCATATTGGAAGCAAAACTAAGAGAAATGTGGCTAAAAAGTGAAACATTGGCTGAGATGTTATTAGCAACAGAAGTATGCGATGCCAATGTTGCAAGTTTGACACACGCTCTCGATCTCGATGCAGCAGATATACCACTTTTGCTCGCAGTTGCAACTTCCCACTCTCCTGAGATAGGCCAGAGGTTTGGTCTTACACTTACTTGA
- the CCT4 gene encoding chaperonin containing TCP1 subunit 4, with product MTAITASGDGRSAHGQAYKDKSKPTDIRSSNINAAKAVSDAIRTSLGPRGMDKMIQAGNGEVTITNDGATILKEMNVVHPAAKMLVELSKAQDIEAGDGTTSVVVMAGSLLEAAERLLQKGIHPTLISDAFQKAAVKAVEILTNMSIPVDLKDKQSLIRAAATSLNSKVVFQQSSLLAPLAVDAVLKVTEEGKEIAVDLNNIKVIKKLGGTVEDTELVEGLIFTQKSCNVNGPKRIEKAKIGLIQFCISPPKTDMDHNVIVSDYAAMDRVLKEERTYILNIVKQIKKAGCNVLLVQKSILRDAVSDLAIHFLDKIKVMVIKDIEREDISFVCKTLGCRPIASLDHFVADNLVNAELCEEVQTGSSKFVKITKIQNPGPTVTVLVRGSNKLVLEEAERSLHDALCVVRCLVKQKALIAGGGAPEIELALKLGAYAQTLSGVDAYCIKAFANAFETIPSTLAENAGLNPIATVTELRNRHAKGEHTTGINVRKGSITNILEENVIQPLLVSISAITLASETVRSILKIDDIVNTNQ from the exons ATGACGGCAATAACGGCAAGCGGCGATGGACGAAGCGCCCATGGACAGGCCTATAAAGATAAAAGTAAACCAACAGATATTCGTAGCAGCAATATCAATGCTGCGAAAG CTGTCAGTGATGCAATTCGTACCAGTCTTGGTCCTAGAGGAATGGATAAAATG ATTCAAGCTGGGAACGGAGAAGTTACAATTACAAATGATGGTGCAACAATCTTAAAAGAAATGAATGTTGTACATCCTGCAGCAAAAATG TTAGTTGAATTATCAAAGGCACAAGATATTGAAGCTGGAGATGGTACTACAAGTGTTGTTGTTATGGCTGGTTCTCTTCTAGAAGCTGCAGAGCGTTTGTTGCAAAAGGGAATACATCCTACTTTAATCAGCGATGCTTTCCAAAAAGCTGCAGTTAAAGCTGTAGAAATATTGACAAATATGTCTATTCCTGTTGATTTAAAAGACAAACAATCACTGATTAGAGCTGCAGCAACCTCTTTAAACTCAAAG gTTGTCTTTCAACAATCAAGCCTTTTAGCACCACTTGCTGTAGATGCAGTATTAAAAGTTAccgaagaagggaaagaaattgCTGTAGATCTTAAT AACATAAAAGTAATCAAGAAGTTAGGAGGTACAGTTGAAGACACCGAACTTGTAGAAGGATTAATATTTACACAAAAATCTTGTAATGTTAATGGACCGAAACGCATTGAAAAAGCAAAAATAGGTTTAATTCAATTCTGCATTTCTCCACCTAAAACGGAC ATGGATCATAATGTAATCGTATCCGATTACGCTGCAATGGATCGTGTTTTGAAGGAAGAAAGAACTTACATATTAAATATCGTGAAGCAAATTAAAAAAGCTGGTTGCAATGTACTCTTAGTACAGAAATCCATTCTTCGCGACGCTGTCAGTGATTTAGCTATACACTTTTTAGATAAAATCAAAGTTATGGTGATTAAAGACATTGAACGTGAGGATATTTCATTCGTATGTAAAACGTTAGGTTGTAGACCAATCGCGTCATTAGATCATTTTGTCGCTGATAATCTTGTTAATGCAGAATTATGTGAAGAAGTACAGACTGGAAGCTCTAAGTTTGTTAAG ATCACTAAAATACAAAATCCTGGACCAACAGTGACAGTTCTTGTACGAGGTAGTAATAAATTGGTCTTAGAAGAAGCGGAACGTTCATTGCACGATGCATTATGTGTAGTACGCTGTTTAGTGAAACAAAAAGCTCTAATTGCTGGAGGAGGAGCACCTGAGATAGAGCTTGCACTAAAATTAGGAGCATATGCACAAACTTTATCGGGCGTTGATGCTTATTGTATTAAAGCTTTTGCAAATGCATTCGAG ACAATTCCGTCAACCCTAGCGGAAAATGCCGGATTGAATCCTATTGCAACTGTAACGGAACTTCGAAACCGACACGCTAAGGGTGAACATACTACTGGTATTAATGTGCGAAAAGGTTCAATTACTAATATCTTGGAAGAAAATGTGATTCAACCACTTTTAGTTTCTATAAGCGCCATTACACTAGCTTCGGAAACTGTCCGCAGCATATTAAAGATTGATGATATCGTGAATACAAACCAGTAA
- the LOC117155019 gene encoding uncharacterized protein LOC117155019 has protein sequence MDASELILNLVQKAAIKTAVKEKNLSDCELFSNREDSSSSGQHVMKKNSFSGGVSEKSCGDCKKEKPDEGMFKVSLTTNDEDLENDKENVSRKKIRVEARQICSNRENSDEEKIFVLQQLGRSQIRPEGFPAFLCIDGRIASSNGVKRKIPRPANAFMLFANEWRKKLAAENPRESNKDISVRLVSLHPFLHLHLVMEQIRHPLEEHGERREGKILCPGPGSGRGA, from the exons ATGGATGCTTCTGAATTGATTTTGAACCTCGTGCAGAAAG CTGCGATTAAAACGGCAGTCAAGGAAAAGAATTTAAGCGACTGCGAACTTTTTTCCAATCGTGAGGATAGTTCATCTTCCGGTCAACATGTAATGAAGAAAAATTCCTTTTCCGGTGGTGTATCCGAAAAATCGTGCGGGGATTGTAAAAAGGAAAAACCTGACGAAGGGATGTTCAAGGTTTCCTTGACGACGAACGATGAAGATTTGGAGAACGATAAGGAGAACGTGTCAAGGAAGAAGATACGCGTGGAGGCGAGGCAGATTTGCAGCAATCGCGAAAATAGCGACGAGGAGAAAATCTTCGTGCTGCAGCAACTCGGTCGATCGCAGATACGTCCAGAAGGATTCCCGGCATTTCTATGCATCGACGGGAGGATTGCCAGTTCAAATGGAGTTAAACGAAAAATCCCACGACCAGCTAACGCTTTTATGCTGTTCGCCAACGAATGGCGTAAAAAGCTCGCTGCGGAGAATCCTCGGGAGTCTAATAAGGACATTAGCGTTAGGCTAGTTTCCCTACATCCATTTTTACATTTGCATCTAGTAATGGAACAA ATTAGGCATCCTTTGGAAGAACATGGCGAAAGACGTGAAGGAAAAATACTTTGCCCTGGCCCGGGAAGTGGACGCGGAGCATAA
- the LOC117154974 gene encoding uncharacterized protein LOC117154974: MDCCNYVEAYAAGSHFYQQQHYFCYDNANTDYGGYEPPPISSATETTARYNGTVPPAYPTDYVYNPKEARLRKAMREQSRELSRRSILQSAIARAGVIAGPVTSGGFLDHQHRFGCVSTVNLPMNSSVESDRATEPWFQSTSRPKPIHSPRMTDWYGNVTDPIERLQVMGAMHQRGLDKCKDVMRNQAAASVTNTVAAECGATFSNNGYPVDFTDVSRERDLRRQENMEYSEFPDSQKWHPYQNGEGAHQHPRTSHPSQMSNILHPNIQSPGSHGHEPWGQFCHGVLPHTPPMPRNVGVRGPRHTLLLQDRMPPRHCEFSEEAPRMMYHPTKLDIENVRASYTPSEHQMPRLLETSVNSIVDSASTIRIRREDDGPRWEPSTMNNRMSMDNLVPTTESSISRDKEHESRRSAERFEPKKKSVSKQPLPGFHQAFGSTEIGRFSRSEFFVNMVGESGGNMEVADTESITVSTDRMSEVNGSTVTTATHGTSVITTTATTTVRSFDGDESEEASFDESNNDLVAPTSMGMYCSQPSIPRWHRPHIGAIGSEI, encoded by the exons ATGGACTGCTGCAACTACGTCGAGGCTTACGCGGCAGGGAGCCACTTTTATCAACAACAACATTACTTTTGCTATGATAACGCGAACACCGATTACGGTGGCTATGAACCGCCGCCGATTTCCAGCGCGACCGAAACTACTGCGCGATACAACGGGACTGTACCGCCTGCGTATCCGACAG ATTACGTGTATAATCCGAAGGAGGCGAGGCTGCGGAAGGCGATGCGCGAACAGAGTCGCGAGCTATCCAGGCGATCGATCTTGCAGAGCGCGATCGCTCGAGCGGGCGTGATCGCTGGTCCAGTCACATCCGGCGGTTTCCTAGATCATCAGCATCGTTTTGGTTGCGTGTCCACAGTCAACTTGCCTATGAATTCATCCGTGGAATCGGATCGAGCCACGGAACCGTGGTTCCAGTCGACGTCTCGTCCAAAGCCGATCCATTCGCCCCGAATGACCGATTGGTACGGCAACGTGACTGATCCTATCGAAAGACTGCAAGTAATGGGTGCGATGCATCAGCGTGGCCTCGATAAATGCAAAGACGTGATGAGGAATCAGGCTGCGGCCAGCGTAACCAATACCGTGGCCGCTGAATGCGGTGCTACATTTTCAAATAACGGATATCCGGTTGATTTCACCGATGTTAGTCGGGAAAGGGACTTACGCCGCCAAGAGAATATGGAGTACAGCGAATTTCCTGATAGTCAAAAGTGGCATCCTTATCAG AATGGTGAAGGTGCTCATCAACATCCCAGAACTTCTCATCCTTCTCAGATGAGCAACATTCTTCACCCAAACATTCAGAGTCCAGGTTCACACGGACACGAACCATGGGGTCAATTTTGTCATGGCGTGCTGCCAC ACACTCCGCCTATGCCTCGAAACGTTGGAGTCCGTGGGCCGCGACACACTCTGCTGTTACAGGATCGTATGCCCCCTAGACACTGTGAGTTTTCCGAGGAAGCACCGCGAATGATGTATCATCCAACTAAGCTCGATATCGAGAACGTACGAGCATCGTACACGCCCTCTGAGCACCAG ATGCCGAGATTACTTGAAACCTCAGTAAATTCTATCGTGGATTCTGCGTCCACAATAAGGATTCGTCGTGAGGATGATGGCCCCAGGTGGGAGCCAAGCACTATGAATAACAGAATGTCTATGGATAATCTAGTTCCAACAACG GAATCTAGTATATCACGCGATAAAGAACACGAATCTCGTCGATCAGCTGAAAGATTCGAGCCAAAGAAGAAGAGCGTCAGTAAGCAACCGTTGCCTGGTTTTCACCAAGCATTCGGTTCGACGGAGATTGGCAGGTTCTCCAGATCGGAGTTTTTCGTGAATATGGTGGGCGAGAGCGGCGGAAACATGGAAGTCGCCGACACGGAAAGTATTACCGTAAGTACGGATCGTATGTCAGAGGTAAACGGATCGACAGTGACCACTGCGACGCACGGTACGTCGGTAATTACTACGACCGCGACGACGACCGTTAGGTCTTTCGACGGCGACGAAAGCGAGGAGGCGAGTTTCGACGAGTCGAACAACGACCTCGTCGCTCCGACGTCGATGGGTATGTATTGCAGCCAACCAAGTATTCCTCGTTGGCATAGACCTCACATAGGCGCTATAGGTAGCGAAATTTAA
- the LOC117154976 gene encoding LOW QUALITY PROTEIN: uncharacterized protein LOC117154976 (The sequence of the model RefSeq protein was modified relative to this genomic sequence to represent the inferred CDS: deleted 2 bases in 1 codon; substituted 1 base at 1 genomic stop codon), which translates to MTNMLLFAYNYVHGTITIPLLPKTYLSTPVAFPFSSRSCGILGTSAAIHRITESREILSRIMQEECCWFATQSRCSRISDDVVVSMIRXANLNGQNKISQICEIKVLFNNCTAFLDCSHHARNKEWYCQNKTMTHPSEVLRQRENYDSFVNERGDGGYVIIGTSADGNRNNSSSTEDDEYANETRKQMTLKLENTGTPKRSSFTSEKDDGNV; encoded by the exons ATGACGAACATGCTTTTATTCGCGTACAATTATGTACATGGAACTATAACAATACCG TTACTCCCGAAGACTTACCTCTCCACTCCTGTCGCCTTTCCTTTTTCATCGAGATCCTGTGGGATCCTGGGTACCTCGGCTGCTATTCATAGAATCACGGAAAGCAGAGAAATTTTGTCGCGAATCATGCAGGAGGAATGCTGCTGGTTCGCCACTCAATCCAGATGTTCCAGGATTTCGGATGACGTCGTGGTAAGTATGATTCGATGAGCT AACTTGAAtggacaaaataaaataagtcaGATTTGCGAAATAAAAGTTCTCTTTaat AATTGCACGGCTTTTCTGGATTGCTCTCATCACGCAAGAAATAAAGAGTGGTACTGTCAAAACAAAACGATGACCCATCCGTCGGAAGTGCTACGTCAACGAGAGAATTACGACTCTTTTGTCAACGAAAGAGGTGATGGAGGCTACGTAATAATCGGCACATCTGCCGATGGAAATCGAAACAACAGCAGTAGTACGGAGGACGATGAATATGCTAACGAAACTCGTAAGCAAATGACTTTGAAGCTGGAGAACACTGGTACTCCGAAACGTTCGAGCTTTACTTCCGAGAAGGACGATGGAAACGTTTGA